GGTCGGGGCTCGGCACGCCTGCGCCCGCGCGTTTCTGGAACTGCTTCGTGATCCAGCCGACGATCCCGCGCCCCGTGTCGTGCGGCTGCGGCGTGTTGGTTTCGGCGACCAGCACGTCGCCGTTCGGCAGCGTGTAGAGCCAGCGCGGATGCTCCAGATTCGTGGCGAACGGCGTCACGGCGAAGCCGGGCGGCGCAGTCGGATGCGAGCCCGACGGACGCGCTTCGACGGGCGCGACGTGGACCGTCGGGACGAGCGAGGTGTCGGGCGCGGGCAATGTCGGCGACGGGCCGAAGCTCGCTTCTTCGGGCGCCGTCGATGGCGTGGCGCACGCGGCGAGCGGAATGACCAGGATCGCGGTAAGAGTCGGATGGACGCGCATGGGGCCTCCTGCGTGGATTCAGTTGGTGTCTAGCAAGCGTCCTGCCCAGCGTTTTATCCGGCTTACCCGGCGATATCTATCCACAGAAATTGTTGAGAGGCTTGTGGATAAGCTTGGGGTAGCTGGCGTAAGTCTTTGATGTGGTGGGGGTTTGAGGGTGCGGTGCGGAGTGGGGCATCGAAGTGGGCATCGGGTGGTTCGGCTGGGACCGGCGTGTGGGGAGCGCGACGCGAACGTTCAGTGTGTCGGCACCCTCGGCCTTCGAGGGAAAAAAGGGTGGTCGCGAGACCACCCAAAACAGCAGCAAGCGAGTTCTCGGGGTGATCCAGCCTGCGATTTGCATGGTAGTACGAACTATTCTTAACGGACAATCGGACGTGATAAGACAATTTAAAGTCACTTGTTCATACTCGAGAATCTTCCTGCGAATCACTCGCGCATACCACGCCTTATCCACAGAAACCGTGGAGAAGCCTGTGAGTATCCTGAGCAAGACTCACGCAAGTCCTTGATGCTATTCGAATTGCTTGCGATGCATCGCGGGTCGGTTGGTCGGCACAAAAAGCTGCGCCCGTCGTTATCCACAGATTTTGTTCACAACCCTGTGGACAACACCAGAACTCACCGCCCATCTACCTGACGCATCACGACTTTTCAGCCCAAACCCATCACGCAGCACGCCACACTACCCCCGTGCATGCACACGCTCACGCGTACCCTGCAGCCGCTCGCGCACAAACCGAACATGCTCGCGCAACACATAAAAACCGTCGGCATAAGCGAGCGGCATCCGCAGCATGTCCAGCGACGCCTCGATCCGGTCGAGTTCGGCCAGCAGCCTGGCGCGCTCGTCGGCGGACGAATCGCGCATCGCGTCGCGTTCGATCGCAATCAGCGAACCGTAATAGCGATAGATCCGCGAACGCACCCGCCAGGTGAACAGCGCGGGAATCAGCCGCAGCGCCGGAAACAGCAGCACGGCAATCGGCAGCAGCAACACCAGCAGACGATCGACCACCGTCGCCAGCCAGAACGGCAGCGTGCGGTACAGAAAACTCTTGCCCGACTTGTAGTAGCGCATCGCGTCCTCGCTGATCCGGTATTCCCGGACCACGGGGTTCGGGAACTGCCCGGCTTTCTGCAGCAAGCCAGCCATGCCGTGCACTTCCTGCGCCGCCTCGATCAGCAGATCGGAAATCGCCGGATGCAGGCTCGCGCGCGCGACCAGTTCGGCCGTCGGACTGATCAGATGGATCGTCTCGGGCGGAATCCGGCGGCGCAGGTCGAGCACGCCGGGCGGCAGTTCGAGTTCGTCGAGATACGGAAAGACGCGCGCGTAGGCGGCCGCCTCGTCGAAGTTCAACACCGAGACGCCCGGAATGCCGAGCAGACGGAGCATCAGCACGCGCGTCGCCGAGTCGCCGCTCAAGAGCGCCGCATCGACCTGGTTGGAGACGAGCGCCTTCGCGGCGTCGAGTCCGTCGAGCGGCAGCAGCGTCGTCTCGCCGCCCTGCCCGATGCCGTTCGCTTCGAGCAGCTTCAGCGACAGCAGGCGCGTGCCGCTGCCCTCGCGGCCGATCGCGATGCGCTTGCCATCCAGATCGGACAGCTGCGTGACGCCGCTGCCACGATAGAACACGACGAGCGGCACATAGGTCACGCTGCCGAGCGACATCAGCGACGTCGTATCGCGTCCGCCCGCGACGCCGCCCTGCACGAGCGCGATATCGACTTTCTGCTTCGGATCGAGCAGCCGGTCGAGGTTCTGCACCGAGCCGTCCGACACCAGCACCTTGAGCGTTACGCCGTTGCGCGCGAGGATCTTCTTGTACTCCTCGGCGATCTGCATAAAGGAGCTGTCCTGCGGGCCGGCGCTGATCGTGATCGTTCGCGGCGGCGCCGGATCGACGAGCCACACGACCAGCCAGATGACCACCGCGAACAGCACCACGAACGGTAACGAGGTCAATGCGAGATCGCGCCACACGGGATGCGTGTGATCGCGAAGGAAGTGCGGAGAATGCGGACGAAGTCCTTTCATGTTCCGGCTCGCCTCCGATGTGCGCCACCGTCAATCGTAGCCGTCTCGCGCGATTCTGTGGAGCCACCTTGCGATGCCTCCAAACCCCAGCCAGCCGATGCAAAACGACTGGCCACAACAAAATCGCGCGAGGCACTTGCGCGATCGAAAAGGTGTCTCTATAATTCGCGCCTTCGCTAGGCTCGTAGCTCAGCTGGTTAGAGCACCACCTTGACATGGTGGGGGTCGTTGGTTCGAGTCCAATCGAGCCTACCAACGAATATGCAGTACAGAAAAGCGGCAAGCATCTCGTATGCTTGCCGCTTTTTTGCATTCTGCGTCCGCGCAACTTTACACGCCACACACCAACAAAAAAGCCGAAGAACAAACCTGTTCTTCAGCTTTCGTTCATCGCGATGCATCGCGCTCTATCGCGCGACGTCCGGGATCAGCGCGACATCATGTTCATGCTGACGTTGTGCATGACCCAAACCGTACCGAACACCAGGAACATCACGGCCAGCACGGTGTAGGCAAGGGCGAGCGTGTTCCATCGCTGACCGGACGTCGAGACGCTCATGTGCAGGAAAAACACCAGATGCACGACGATCTGCACGACCGCGAGCGCGGCCAGCACGAACGGTGCGGACGGGGCCGGCAGCCAGCCCTGCATCACGATGCCGAACGCTGCCGCCGTCAACACCACCGCCAGCACGAAGCCGACCACATAGCCGCCGATACCGCCGTGCCCTGCTTCGGCATCGAGCGCATGGGAATTCGAGTGGGCCATCAGACCATGCTCCCAAGATAGACAAAAGTGAACACGCAGATCCACACGACATCGAGGAAGTGCCAGAAAAGGCTCAGGCACGTCAGTCGCGTGATTTCGCGCTGCGTCAGTTGCGGCGCGCGCGCCACCTGGACGGCGAGCACGGCCATCCAGATCAGACCCGTGGCCACGTGCAGGCCGTGCGTGCCGACCAGCACGAAGAACGACGACAGGAACGCGCTGCGCGACGGACCCGCGCCCTCCGCGATCAGATGCGAGAACTCGCTCAGTTCCAGCTTCAGAAAGACGGCGCCGAGCACGAACGTGACGACCAGCCAGCCGAGCACCGCGCGCGGGCTCTGACGGCGCGCCGCGACCATCGCGAAGCCGTACGTGATGCTGCTGAACAGCAGCGCTGCCGTTTCGAGGGCAACACCCGGAAGATCGAACAGATCTTTGCCCGTCGGCCCGGCGTTGAACTGATGCGCCATCACGGCGAACGTCGCGAACAACGACGCGAACAGCACGCAATCGGTCATCAGGTACAGCCAGAAGCCGAACACCGAATGCGATTCGCCATGGTGACCGTGGCCGTCGATCTCGTTCAGGGTTGCGGCATGGACTTTTTGTAGCATCACTCGACCTCCGCGAGTTCCGGCGACACATCCACACGTTGCGGAAGCGGGGTGCGGCCTTTGTTTTCTGTTGTCCGCACAACGTCGGACGGAATGTAATAACCATCGTCGCGGCCGAAGCTGCGGCCGATCACGGTCGCCGCAATCGCCACCAGCGAAACGATCGCGAGCCACCAGATGTGCCATACGGCAGCGAAGCCGAACGCCAGGCTGAACACGCCGATAAAGAAGCCGGCGCCCGTATTCGACGGCATGTGGATGGCTTCGTACTTCGCCTGAACGCCGAGGCCCCTGCCCGTTTCCTTCATGTGCGCGAAGGCATCGAGTTCTTCGACGACGGGAATCGTCGCGAAGTTATAGACGGGCGGCGGCGACGAAATCGACCATTCGAGCGTGCGTCCGCCCCACGGATCACCAGTCACGTCGCGATACTCCGGCTTGTTGCGGTTGATGATGCTGACCACGAACTGCGTGACCTGGCAGACCACGCCGATAGCAATCAGCGCGACGCCGATCGCGGCGACGATCATGTACGGGTGCCATGCGGGATCGTCGTAGTGATTCAGACGGCGCGTCGCGCCCATGAAGCCGAGCACGTACAGCGGCATGAACGCCACATAGAAACCCGTGAACCAGAACCAGAACGCAGCTTTGCCGAGTTTCTCGTTCAGCTTGAAACCGAACACCTTCGGGAACCAGTAGCTGACGCCCGCCAGATAGCCGAACACCACGCCGCCGATAATCGTGTTGTGGAAGTGCGCGACGAGGAACAGCGAGTTGTGCAGCACGAAGTCTGCGCCCGGAATGGCCAGCATCACGCCCGTCATGCCGCCGATCGTGAACGTGATCATGAAGCCGATCGTCCACAGCACGGGTGCGGTGATTTCGAGGCGGCCGCGATAGATCGTGAACAGCCAGTTGAAGATCTTCACGCCCGTGGGAATGGCGATGATCATCGTCGCGATGCCGAAGAACGCGTTGACGTCCGCGCCCGAGCCCATCGTGAAGAAGTGGTGCGCCCACACGAGAAACGCCAGCACCATGATCGCGCACGATGCGTACACCATCGTCTTGTAGCCGAATAGCGGCTTCTTCGCGAATGTCGAGATCACTTCCGAATAGATGCCGAACGCGGGCAGAACCAGGATGTAGACCTCGGGATGGCCCCAGGCCCAGATCAGGTTCAGATACAGCATCGCGTTGCCGCCCGCTTCGTTCGTGAAGAAGTGCATGTCCGCGTAACGGTCGAAGCCCAGCAGCGCCAGCGCGATCGTCAGGATCGGGAATGTCGCCATGATCAGCACGTTCGAGCACAGCGCCGTCCAGGTGAACACGGGCATCTTCATCAGCGACATGCCGGGCGCGCGCATCTTCACGATCGTGACGAAGAAGTTGATCGCCGTGATCAGCGTGCCGACACCGGACAGCTCCAGCGCCCAGATGTAGTAATCGACGCCCACGCCCGGACTGAATTGCAGTTCCGACAGCGGCGGATACGCAAGCCAGCCGACCTGCGCGAACTCGCCGATCACCAGCGAAATGTTCATCAGGATCGCGCTGATCGCCGTCATCCAGAACGACAGCGAATTCAGGAACGGGAACGCAACGTCGCGTGCGCCGATCTGCAGCGGCACGACGATATTGAACAGACCGACCATCAGCGCCATCGCCATGAAGAAGATCATGATGACGCCGTGCGCCGTGAAGATCTGGTCGTAGTGATGCGGCGGCAGATAGCCGGCTGCGCCGCCGCTCGCGAGCGCGAGTTGCAGGCGCATCATCACGGCGTCGGCGAAACCGCGCAGCAGCATCAGCACGGCAACGACGATATACATCACGCCGATTCGCTTGTGATCGACGCTCGTGAGCCATTCGGTCCACAGCCAGCGCCACTTGTGCGCGCGCGTGAGAAACACGGCGACGGCCAGAACGATCAGCCCCATGAGCGCGCCCGCGCCCATGATGATCGGCTGATCGAACGGAATCGCCTCCAGAGTCAGTTTGCCGAACATGCGTTACTCCTTCGAAGCGTTCGTGCTGCAGTTGGCGTCACGGAAATCGACGACATGCCCGCTGTTGTATTTCGCAATGACGTTGTGGAACAGCTTCGGATCCACCGACGAGAAATAGCGCACCGGGTTCTTCTCGCTCGGTTTGGCAACGGCGTAGTAGCCATCCATGTCGAGCCGGTCCGACGACGCCTTGGCCTTCTGCACCCAGCCGTCGAAATCGGCCTGGCTCACGGCGAGCGTGCGGAACTTCATGTCCGAGAAGCCCTTGCCGCTGAAATTCGCCGACACGCCCGCGTAGTCGCCCGCGTGATCCGCGATCAGGTGCACGCGCGTCTGCATGCCCGCCATCGCGTAGACCTGCGTGCCAAGCTGCGGGATGAAGAACGAGTTCATCACCGAGTCCGACGTGATGTGGAAATTGACGGGCGTGCCGACGGGCATCGCCAGCTGGTTCACCGACGCAATACCGAGATCGGGATAGATGAAGAGCCACTTCCAGTCGAGCGCGACGACTTCGACGTCGATCGGCTTCACGTTCGATTCGAGCGGCTTGTACGGGTCGAGCTCGTGCGTGGTGCGCCACGTCAGGATGCCGAGGAACAGGATGATCAGCGCGGGGATCGTCCACACGACCACTTCGATCGCGGTGGAATGCGCCCACTTCGGCGCGTAGACGGCGCTTTTGTTCGACGCGCGATATCGCCACGCGAAGAACAACGTCAACAGGATGACGGGGACGACGACGATCAGCATCGTCCACGTCGCCGTCGCAATCAGCGATTTCTCGGCGACGCCGACACTGCCTTTCGGGTCGAGCACTTCGAGTTGACATCCCGCAAGACACGCCGTCAGACCGACGCTGACGGGTACGAGGCAACCTCTTAAGGTTTTTCTGGCTAACATGTTTGCCCAATAATCGATGAACCACGCTGAACACGTGTGGGGTTTGCGAGGCAAAAAGCACACAGGTCCTATGTGCCCGGCGATTCTAGGGACGCGCAGCGTTTGAAATCCTGACCTCAATCAAGGATGCCGACAGAAACGCTGCGGAAAGACGTGCGACGCGTTGTCACACGATGACGGAAGGTGGAGTGATCCCTGTCGATTCAGAGGTGTATGCGCCGACAGATCGCTTCGGATTGTCTGTCGGCGTGAACCGGGTACGGCGCGCATCTGGCAGCCGCCCGGGCGACGGCCATGCCCGGGCAGTTCGTGCGCATTGCGTCGCTTCAGTTCGCGAGATCGGCGGGCAGCTTGCCGCCGTTCGCAGCGAGCGCCGTCATCAGCTGTTTGTGCAGCCAGATGTTCATCGACGCCGAATCGTTCGTGTCGCCGCCGTACTTCAACTCGCCTGCCAGCTGCTTGCGATGCTCGAGGCTGCTGTCCACGTCGAGCAGCTTCATCAGATCGACGATCGAGCGGCGCCAGTCGAGTTGCTGCGGATTCGCCGCCGCCAGCTGGTCCATCACGGCTGCGACATCGACGTCCGCCAGCGCGGCCGACACAGGTGCAACAGGCGCGCTTGCCGAAGCGTCCACGGGCGTGGGCGCGACGGGCTCGGCGGCCAGCGTCCCGGCCGGCTTCGCCTTGCCGAAAATCTTGCTGACGATGGTTCCAAAGATGCTCATGATGCAGATCCTTCTTATGAAGTGGTTGGAAGTGATTGCGCAACGTCCCTTGTATTCCGACCTTCCTGAATCGCGGCGACGTTGCCTGCGACTAACGCCATTTCATCCGAACCGTTGACCATTGCGCGCAAAAACGTCGCAAGTTTCACGCTTGTTTGCACTCCGGCGCATCTACGCGACACCTTCGCGTTAAAAAATGAAAACTTTTTGCATGCCTGATCAATTTCCATTTTGATTCGGCAAGAATCGTGGCTCGAAGCAGTTCTCTCCCGTTTTTCCAACAACGAGACCACAACCATGAAAAAACTGTTGACCATCGCGGCCTGCACTATCTCCCTGTCGATGCTCGCCGCGTGCGCCGGCCTGGATCGGAGCAAGGAAGAAGCACTGAACCGGCAAGCCGGTATCGAAGTCACGCAGACGAAGGAAGGCGTGCAGGTTCGTCTGCCCGAAAAAGTCCTGTTCAACTTCAACGAGTCGAGCTTGCGCGCCGACGCCACGCCAGCCATTTCGCGCGTGGTCGTTGTGCTGAGCCGCACGCAGAAACCGATGATTGTCGAAGGTCATACGGACAACGTCGGCACGCGCGAATACAACCAGCATCTGTCCGAAGCGCGCGCGAAGTCAGTCGAAGACGAACTCGAGCGCCGTGGCATCGGCGCGTCGCGCATGACGCTGAAGGGCTATGCGTTCGATCGTCCCGTCGCGGACAACGATTCGCCTGAAGGCCGCGCGCGCAATCGCCGCACGGAGATCGTCGTGAAGGGCGAGTCGCTCGAAGCGGTGCTGGGCAAGTAACGTCCGTCAGGCTCACGCACGTGTCGCGGTGCTGTTGCGGCGCGTGCATTGCACCGATCCCATAGCGTCGAATGCGTAAAGATTTGCCAGGAATCCCGCGCGCTTGCGCTAGACCGTCAACGCAAAAATATTGAGACCGTTGAAACCGGCTTCTCTTGCCGGTTCATCGTCTATCGTGTCCTCATTGCGTATCGTCGGAATACTAGGAATTTTTGGATTGTTTGCCGGTTGTGCGCAGATTCCGCCCGAACATCAGGCATCGAATGTGATCGGACCCGTAACGACACAGACGACGCTCGCCGTCACCGACAGCGTCTCGGACAACACAAGTCTTCCATCTGAAGCGATCGCGTCCCGTCCGATAAACGGCGCACTCCAGACGGGCTACGCATCATGGTATGCGCGAAAATTCCAGGGACGCCGCACCGCAAGTGGCGAACACTACGACAGCCGATTGTTGACGGCTGCACATCGTACGCTGCCGCTCGGCAGTTACGTGCGCGTGACTTCCTTGACGACGGAGAAATCGATCGTGGTGCGCATCAACGATCGCGGTCCGTTCGTCAAAGGTCGCATCATCGATCTGTCTTATGCGGCCGCTAGCGCATTAGGCCTGCCCCGTATGGCGTCGATGCAAGTGCAGATTCAAAGCATCGAGAAGCCGGCGAACAAGCGCGTGACATCCGACGGGTCGGAATCTTGATCCGAACCGTGATTGCGACGTGTATCGTCGCGCTGGGCGTTTCCGGCGCGTTCGCGGCGCGATTGAGCAAGGAGACGCGCGGTGCCGCGCTTCTTTCGCCCCGCGCGGTGATCAAGCCGATCACGCGTCCGCTCGCCACGATGAAAGCGCAAGCCAGGAGCGCCCCACCTCGGCGCAAAACTCGCCGCAAGAACAAAACAACCCGCCGCCCCGACATCTTCTACCGCTGGTCGGCCGATCAGTTGATGCTGGGTGGCGTCAATCCGTCGCGAATCGGCAAAAGTGCGGACGACGCCATCGGGAAAGCGGCAAGCGAAAGCGCGGCCTCTCCGATTCCGAAATAGAAAGCCGCGCGACTCAGGCGCGTTCAGATCCGCTCAGGTCGATGCGCCACCGTACTTCACGACATCAAGAAGCGTCTTCTTTTTGTCCTGGTAGTGATAGAGCGTAATCGCGCCTTCCTTCATGTCGCCGTGCGCATCGAAGGCGATACGTCCGATCACGCCGTTGTAGTCGGTTGCGGGTAGCGCGGCGAGCACCTTCGCGGCGTCCGTCGTGTTGGCGCGTCGCATTGCATCGGCGATCACATAGACGGCGTCGTAGGCAAACGGGGCGTTGAAGAGAATCGGACCGTTGAAACGCGCTTCGAAGCGCTTCTGAAACTCCGCGCCCTTCGGCATACGGGAAACCGCAAGACTCGCTTCGGAACATATGAGATTGTTCACCGCGTCGCCAGCAAGCTCGGCCACTTTCTCAGTACATGCGCCATCGCCGCTCAGAACCTTCGCATTCAATCCAAGCGCAGCCGCTTGACGAATGAACGGCCCGACCGTCGAATCCATGCCGCCGAACATGATCACATCGGGATGCGCGCTCTTGATACTGGTGAGGATCGCGCGGAAATCGGCGGCTTTGTCGTTTGTGGCCTCGCGGGAAACGATGCGCGCACCGCCCGCTTGCGCCGCCTTCGCGAACTCGTCGGCGAGACCCTTGCCGTAGGCCGTCGCATCGTCGACGACGGCAATCGTCTTCGCGCCCAGCGATTTGAGCGCATAGCCGCCGAGCGCCGGGCCCTGCTGCGCGTCGGTTGCGACCACGCGGTACGCGCTCTTGTAGCCCTGCTTCGTGTAGTCCGGATTGGTCGACGACGGCGAAATTTCCGCGATGTTCGCGTCGTTATAAATGCGCGATGCGGGAATCGACACACCCGAGTTCAGATGGCCGATCACGGCAACGACATGTTCGTCGACGAACTTCTGCGCGATCTGCGTGCCCGTCTTCGGATCCGCCGCGTCGTCCTCGCCGTCCAGTTCGAGCCGCACCTTGTGCCCGCCGATCACGAGCCCTGTCCTGTTGATATCTTCGACGGCGAGACGCGCGCCGTTCTCGTTGTCCTTGCCCAAGTGGCTGCTGCCGCCCGTCAGCGGGCCCACGTGTCCGATCTTCACCACTTCTTCGACTGCCCCGCTTTCGCTTTGCGCAGCGTGCTGCGATGGCTGCTCTTTCTTGTCGCAGCCCATCAGCGTCAGGCTCGTTAGCGAGATGCCTACCAAGGTCAGTTTTGCGAGATTATTCAACGGCGTTCTCCTCTATTAAAAGCGCTGTGTTTTTTGATCTGATTCGATTCGCATTCCGAATCTATTTTCTAAAAACGGTAGCACGCGGAGGTATTCGTCACTGTAAAGATTGGTCAAGCGATGGACGCATCACACAATGCCGCGTCCTTGACAGAGTTTGACGCATGCCACGCTCGATCCAATGGACAATCGGGATGCGCGCGCGCCACTGCCTTCCGACACGACGCGCGTCGAATTCACCAAACAACCGGAATGAAGACAACCATGAAAAAAAGCTCTCTCGCCCTGCTCGTTTCGCTGCTCGCTGCTGCGGGCGCTGCATCGGCGCAAACCCCCGTCAACGGCATCGTGATGACCCACGACCGCGACGTCGCCGCGAAGATCGAACAGCACGCACGCGAAGTTCAGGCGCAACCCGTCGTCGCCCAGCAGGACATGGATGCGCCCGTCGAGAAAATCGAGCAGAAACCGGCTCACCACCACGGCCATCACCACGCCGCGAAGTCGAAGAAAGCGCACGAACACGCCGACAGCAAGTAAGCACGCATCACGCGACCGCAAACGAAAAACGGGCTAGCACATGCTAGCCCGTTTGTTTTTGCAGCGAAGACCGCCTGGAGAGATCAGGCCTCGGCCAGTGCCGCCGCCTGCACGTCTTCTTCGTCTTCGACGCTCGTGCGGATCAGGTGATCGAACGCAGCCAGCGATGCCTTCGCGCCCTCGCCCACAGCGATCACGATCTGTTTGAACGGCACCGTCGTCACGTCGCCCGCCGCGAACACGCCCGGCACCGACGTCGCGCCCTTCGCATCGACGACGATCTCGCCGTGCTTCGACAGTTCGACCGTGCCCTTCAGCCATTCGGTGTTCGGCACGAGACCGATCTGCACGAACACGCCTTCGAGCTCGACATGCTTCGACTCACCCGACACGCGGTCCTTGTACGTCAAACCGTTGACCTTCTTGCCGTCGCCCGTGATTTCCGTCGTCTGGGCTTCCGTGATCACGACCACGTTCGACAGACTGCGCAGCTTGCGTTGCAGCACTTCGTCAGCGCGCAGCGTCGCGCCGAATTCGATCAGCGTCACGTGATTCACGACGCCCGCCAGATCGATCGCCGCCTCGACGCCCGAGTTGCCGCCGCCGATGACAGCCACGCGCTTGCCCTTGAACAGCGGACCGTCGCAGTGCGGGCAGTATGCGACGCCATGGTTGCGGTACTCGCGCTCGCCCGGCACGTTGATTTCGCGCCAGCGCGCGCCCGTGGCCAGCACGATCGTCCGCGCCTTCAGCACCGCGCCGCTCGCGAGGCGCACTTCGTTGATCTTGCCAGGAATCAGCGCTTCGGCGCGCTGCACGTCCATCACGTCGACTTCATAGCTCTTCACATGCTGTTCGAGCGCCGTCGCGAACTTCGGTCCTTCCGTTTCCTGCACGGACACGAAGTTTTCGATTGCCAGCGTATCGAGCACCTGACCGCCAAAGCGTTCCGCTACGACGCCCGTCGCGATGCCCTTGCGTGCCGCGTAGATCGCAGCCGCCGCGCCAGCAGGACCGCCGCCGACGATCAGCATGTCGAACACCGGCTTGTTCTCCAGTTCCTTCGCGGCGCGCGCACCGGCGTTGGTGTCGAGTTTCGCGAGGATCTCCTTCACGCCGCTGCGGCCCTGGCCGAACACTTCGCCGTTCAGGAACATCGTCGGCACGGCCATGATCTGGCGCGACTCGACTTCGTTCTGGAACAGCGCGCCGTCGATCGCCGTGTGACGGATGCGCGGGTTGATCAGCGCCATGATGTTGAGCGCCTGCACGACTTCCGGGCAGTTCTGGCACGACAGCGAGAAATACGTCTCGAACGCGAAGTCGCCGTCGAGTTCGCGGATCTGCTGGATCACGGCGTCGTCGAGCTTGATCGGATGGCCGCCCGTCTGCAACAGCGCGAGGACCAGCGACGTGAATTCGTGGCCCATCGGGATGCCCGCGAAGCGGATGCCCGTTGCCTTGCCCGGCTCGCCGATCGAAAACGACGGCTTGCGCTCGTCGTCGCCGCGGCGTTCGATGACGCTCACGCGCTCCGACAGCGATGCGATGTCGCTCAGCAGCGCCAGCAGTTCCTGCGACTTCGCGCTGTCGTCGAGCGAAGCGACGATCTCGATAGGACGACTGACTTTCTCGAGGTAGGCTTTAAGTTGGGCTTTCAGATTCGCGTCGAGCATGGTTTTTCGGGGTCCGTGGCGATGGGAATGGGTTTTGATGCGTGCCGGCGCTGCAATGAACGCGGGCAGTAAGGCAATTCGCAAGGCGGGCCTTGCGGACTGCCTCACGCGGCGCCGCTCGTGGCGGCGCCGCTGGGCAGAGGTACAGCTGAATAGCGTGTGGCTTCTAGCGAGCCGTCAAACTTAGATCTTGCCGATCAGGTCGAGCGACGGGCTCAGCGTTTCAGCGCCCGGCGTCCACTTGGCGGGGCAAACTTCACCCGGGTGAGCCGCGATGTATTGCGCAGCCTGCACCTTGCGCAGCAGTTCGCCTGCGTCACGGCCGATGCCGTTGTCGTGCACTTCGCACAGCTTGATCTCGCCTTCCGGGTTGATCACGAACGTGCCGCGCAGCGCCAGGCCTTCTTCTTCGATCAGAACGTCGAAGTTGCGCGAGATTGCCAGCGTCGGGTCGGCGAGCATCGGGTACTTGATCTTCTGGATCGTGTCCGACGTGTCGTGCCATGCCTTGTGCGTGAAGTGCGTATCCGTCGACACGCTGTAGATCTCAACGCCCAGCTTCTTGAATTCTTCGTAACGATCGGCCAGATCGCCCAGTTCCGTCGGGCACACGAACGTGAAGTCGGCCGGGTAGAACACGAACACGGACCACTTGCCCTTCAGCGTCTCTTCGGTAACGGTCGTGAAATCGCCATTGTGGTAAGCGGTTGCCTTGAACGGTTTGACCTGGCTGTTGATGATCGGCATCTGATGCGTCCTCTTCGGTTAAGTGAGTTGCGTTGGGTACTGCGATGGATTGAATTATGAAGGAGCTTGCGAATTCGAGAAATTTGATTGTTACGATTCCCCTAATTTAGATTTCCTATGACGCCAGCCCTGTCTGGCACAAATACTTGATTGACAAGGGAAAGTGCCGTCGGCCGGGCCGCTTTCCGTGCAGGTAAAATGGCCCAAAAAATTTTTCGGACAGAGTTTCCAGCAAGGGTTTTCCGCTTGAGTGAGCTTCAACAGGGGTTTCTTCTCACCCGTCATTGGCGCGATACGGCGTCCGGGACGGAGGTCGAGTTCTGGCTCGCGACCGACGACGGTCCGCGCCACAT
This genomic interval from Paraburkholderia sabiae contains the following:
- the cyoC gene encoding cytochrome o ubiquinol oxidase subunit III — protein: MLQKVHAATLNEIDGHGHHGESHSVFGFWLYLMTDCVLFASLFATFAVMAHQFNAGPTGKDLFDLPGVALETAALLFSSITYGFAMVAARRQSPRAVLGWLVVTFVLGAVFLKLELSEFSHLIAEGAGPSRSAFLSSFFVLVGTHGLHVATGLIWMAVLAVQVARAPQLTQREITRLTCLSLFWHFLDVVWICVFTFVYLGSMV
- the cyoB gene encoding cytochrome o ubiquinol oxidase subunit I yields the protein MFGKLTLEAIPFDQPIIMGAGALMGLIVLAVAVFLTRAHKWRWLWTEWLTSVDHKRIGVMYIVVAVLMLLRGFADAVMMRLQLALASGGAAGYLPPHHYDQIFTAHGVIMIFFMAMALMVGLFNIVVPLQIGARDVAFPFLNSLSFWMTAISAILMNISLVIGEFAQVGWLAYPPLSELQFSPGVGVDYYIWALELSGVGTLITAINFFVTIVKMRAPGMSLMKMPVFTWTALCSNVLIMATFPILTIALALLGFDRYADMHFFTNEAGGNAMLYLNLIWAWGHPEVYILVLPAFGIYSEVISTFAKKPLFGYKTMVYASCAIMVLAFLVWAHHFFTMGSGADVNAFFGIATMIIAIPTGVKIFNWLFTIYRGRLEITAPVLWTIGFMITFTIGGMTGVMLAIPGADFVLHNSLFLVAHFHNTIIGGVVFGYLAGVSYWFPKVFGFKLNEKLGKAAFWFWFTGFYVAFMPLYVLGFMGATRRLNHYDDPAWHPYMIVAAIGVALIAIGVVCQVTQFVVSIINRNKPEYRDVTGDPWGGRTLEWSISSPPPVYNFATIPVVEELDAFAHMKETGRGLGVQAKYEAIHMPSNTGAGFFIGVFSLAFGFAAVWHIWWLAIVSLVAIAATVIGRSFGRDDGYYIPSDVVRTTENKGRTPLPQRVDVSPELAEVE
- the cyoA gene encoding ubiquinol oxidase subunit II; translation: MLARKTLRGCLVPVSVGLTACLAGCQLEVLDPKGSVGVAEKSLIATATWTMLIVVVPVILLTLFFAWRYRASNKSAVYAPKWAHSTAIEVVVWTIPALIILFLGILTWRTTHELDPYKPLESNVKPIDVEVVALDWKWLFIYPDLGIASVNQLAMPVGTPVNFHITSDSVMNSFFIPQLGTQVYAMAGMQTRVHLIADHAGDYAGVSANFSGKGFSDMKFRTLAVSQADFDGWVQKAKASSDRLDMDGYYAVAKPSEKNPVRYFSSVDPKLFHNVIAKYNSGHVVDFRDANCSTNASKE
- a CDS encoding DUF3597 domain-containing protein, yielding MSIFGTIVSKIFGKAKPAGTLAAEPVAPTPVDASASAPVAPVSAALADVDVAAVMDQLAAANPQQLDWRRSIVDLMKLLDVDSSLEHRKQLAGELKYGGDTNDSASMNIWLHKQLMTALAANGGKLPADLAN
- the cyoD gene encoding cytochrome o ubiquinol oxidase subunit IV translates to MAHSNSHALDAEAGHGGIGGYVVGFVLAVVLTAAAFGIVMQGWLPAPSAPFVLAALAVVQIVVHLVFFLHMSVSTSGQRWNTLALAYTVLAVMFLVFGTVWVMHNVSMNMMSR
- a CDS encoding TAXI family TRAP transporter solute-binding subunit → MKGLRPHSPHFLRDHTHPVWRDLALTSLPFVVLFAVVIWLVVWLVDPAPPRTITISAGPQDSSFMQIAEEYKKILARNGVTLKVLVSDGSVQNLDRLLDPKQKVDIALVQGGVAGGRDTTSLMSLGSVTYVPLVVFYRGSGVTQLSDLDGKRIAIGREGSGTRLLSLKLLEANGIGQGGETTLLPLDGLDAAKALVSNQVDAALLSGDSATRVLMLRLLGIPGVSVLNFDEAAAYARVFPYLDELELPPGVLDLRRRIPPETIHLISPTAELVARASLHPAISDLLIEAAQEVHGMAGLLQKAGQFPNPVVREYRISEDAMRYYKSGKSFLYRTLPFWLATVVDRLLVLLLPIAVLLFPALRLIPALFTWRVRSRIYRYYGSLIAIERDAMRDSSADERARLLAELDRIEASLDMLRMPLAYADGFYVLREHVRFVRERLQGTRERVHARG